A single region of the Solwaraspora sp. WMMD791 genome encodes:
- a CDS encoding CoA-acylating methylmalonate-semialdehyde dehydrogenase, which yields MPHFVDGACTTVLEAGGDGRHGEVFDPATGQVAATVGFATAAQVDAVVQVAARAARDWRDVSLSRRASVLFAFREIINARRDELAAVITAEHGKVLADAAGEVQRGLEVVEYACGIPTLLTGGYSENVSTEVDSYSLRQPLGVVAVISPFNFPAMVPLWFVPIAVACGNAVVIKPSEKDPSAAVLLAQWFTEAGLPPGVCNVVHGDREAVDALLDHGGVRAVSFVGSTPVARHVYTRGTAAGKRVQALGGAKNHMVVLPDADLDLAADAAVNAGFGSAGERCMAISALVAVEPVGDDLVARIVERLGKVRTGDGRRPGCDMGPLITAAHRDRVAGYVAAGAADGAKIVVDGRGVSVDGDAAGFWLGPTLLDQVTPQMSVYTDEIFGPVLSVLRVDSYDAALELVNANPYGNGTAIFTNDGGAARRFQHEVEVGMVGINVPIPVPMAYYSFGGWKASLFGDSHAHGRDGVHFFTRGKVVTSRWLDPRHGGVNLGFPTQT from the coding sequence ATCCCACACTTCGTCGACGGTGCCTGTACCACTGTGCTCGAAGCCGGCGGCGACGGTCGCCACGGTGAGGTCTTCGACCCGGCGACCGGGCAGGTCGCCGCCACCGTCGGCTTCGCCACCGCCGCGCAGGTCGACGCGGTCGTGCAGGTCGCGGCGCGGGCTGCCCGCGACTGGCGGGACGTGTCGCTGTCACGGCGGGCCAGCGTGCTGTTCGCCTTCCGGGAGATCATCAACGCCCGGCGTGACGAACTCGCCGCCGTGATCACCGCCGAACACGGCAAGGTCCTCGCCGACGCCGCCGGCGAGGTGCAACGCGGCCTGGAGGTCGTCGAGTACGCCTGCGGCATCCCCACGCTGCTCACCGGCGGCTACAGCGAGAACGTCTCCACCGAGGTCGACTCGTACAGCCTGCGCCAGCCGCTCGGCGTCGTCGCGGTGATCTCGCCGTTCAACTTTCCGGCGATGGTGCCGCTGTGGTTCGTGCCGATCGCCGTGGCGTGCGGCAACGCCGTCGTGATCAAACCGTCCGAGAAGGACCCGTCGGCGGCGGTGCTGCTCGCGCAGTGGTTCACCGAGGCCGGCCTGCCGCCCGGGGTCTGCAACGTGGTGCACGGCGACCGCGAAGCCGTCGACGCACTACTGGACCACGGAGGCGTACGGGCGGTGTCGTTCGTCGGCTCGACCCCGGTGGCCCGGCACGTCTACACCCGGGGCACCGCTGCCGGCAAACGGGTGCAGGCACTCGGCGGGGCGAAGAACCACATGGTGGTGCTGCCCGACGCCGACCTCGACCTGGCCGCCGACGCGGCGGTCAACGCCGGCTTCGGCTCGGCGGGGGAGCGGTGCATGGCGATCTCCGCCCTGGTGGCGGTCGAACCGGTCGGCGACGACCTGGTCGCCCGGATCGTCGAACGACTCGGCAAGGTCCGTACGGGTGACGGTCGCCGGCCCGGCTGCGACATGGGGCCGCTGATCACCGCCGCGCACCGGGACCGGGTCGCCGGTTACGTGGCCGCTGGTGCCGCCGACGGCGCGAAGATCGTCGTCGACGGCCGGGGCGTGTCGGTCGACGGCGACGCCGCCGGCTTCTGGCTCGGGCCGACCCTGCTGGACCAGGTGACCCCGCAGATGTCGGTCTACACCGATGAGATCTTCGGCCCGGTGCTGTCGGTGCTGCGGGTCGACTCGTACGACGCGGCGTTGGAGCTGGTCAACGCCAACCCCTACGGCAACGGTACGGCGATCTTCACCAACGACGGCGGTGCCGCCCGGCGCTTCCAGCACGAGGTGGAGGTCGGGATGGTCGGCATCAACGTGCCCATCCCGGTGCCGATGGCGTACTACTCGTTCGGAGGTTGGAAGGCGTCGCTGTTCGGCGACAGCCACGCCCACGGCCGCGACGGTGTGCACTTCTTCACCCGGGGCAAGGTGGTGACCAGCCGTTGGCTCGACCCCCGCCACGGCGGCGTCAACCTCGGCTTCCCCACCCAGACCTGA
- a CDS encoding DUF397 domain-containing protein gives MKPDTPWFTSSRSGGNGGQCVEARRHAGHAEVRDSKDRTGPTLTFSTAQWGTFTTALQTGALPR, from the coding sequence ATGAAGCCTGACACCCCCTGGTTCACCTCCAGCCGCAGCGGCGGCAACGGCGGTCAGTGCGTCGAGGCCCGCCGGCACGCCGGCCACGCCGAGGTACGCGACAGCAAGGACCGCACCGGCCCCACCCTGACGTTCAGCACCGCCCAGTGGGGCACCTTCACCACCGCCCTGCAGACCGGCGCACTCCCCCGCTGA
- the sulP gene encoding sulfate permease, which produces MTGAAYPRQARTGPARALPILGWRRGYDRQVLRHDLIAGLTVAVMLVPQSMAYAALAGMPPVTGLYAATVPVLVYALLGTSGSLAVGPVAITALMTATALAPLADGDPGRFAALAGLLALLVGVIQVLMGVLRLGALVNFMSHSVLSGFTSAAALVIAASQLKDLLGLRAERAENLPGILASLWRAAATIHPLTVAVAGVSIAGLLLLRRYVPKLPGALLVVAAVTAVSAVLALGDRGVPILRDVPSGLPVPDLPSIALADVRALLPAAVAIALVAYMEGIAVAKSLAARSRQHVDPNAELVAVGAANVAAGAFHAFPVAGGFSRSAVNFSAGARTPVASVVTAAVVAATALLLTPAFHHLPKAVLGAIVVVAVLGLVDHRGAWTAWRTRRADGVTLALTFLVTLVAGVEAGLAVGVGFSLVVFLHRSARPHTAELGRVPGTATFRNVARYQGLVTDPQVAVLRIDGPLYFANAEYLADQLSALAEDRPSLRAVVLDASAISDADTDGAHTLAQARDRLAGRGVALHLATVRGPVRDLLTRSGLWPAMREAGQLHPEVADAVDATAGTPAGSDRTPRLPQEVY; this is translated from the coding sequence ATGACCGGCGCCGCGTACCCGCGCCAGGCCCGCACCGGGCCGGCGCGGGCCCTGCCGATCCTCGGCTGGCGGCGCGGCTACGACCGCCAGGTGCTGCGTCACGACCTGATCGCCGGCCTGACCGTCGCCGTCATGCTGGTGCCGCAGAGCATGGCGTACGCCGCCCTGGCCGGCATGCCACCGGTCACCGGCCTCTACGCCGCCACCGTGCCGGTCCTGGTGTACGCCCTGCTCGGCACCTCCGGCTCGCTCGCCGTCGGCCCGGTCGCGATCACCGCGCTGATGACCGCCACCGCTCTGGCACCCCTGGCCGACGGCGATCCCGGCCGGTTCGCCGCCCTCGCCGGCCTGCTCGCGCTGCTGGTCGGCGTCATCCAGGTGCTGATGGGGGTGCTGCGCCTCGGCGCGCTGGTCAACTTCATGTCCCACTCGGTGCTGTCCGGCTTCACCTCGGCCGCCGCGCTCGTCATCGCCGCCAGCCAGCTCAAGGACCTGCTCGGGCTGCGGGCCGAGCGTGCCGAGAACCTGCCCGGCATCCTGGCCAGCCTGTGGCGGGCCGCCGCGACGATCCACCCGCTCACCGTGGCGGTCGCCGGGGTCAGCATCGCCGGGCTGCTCCTGCTGCGCCGATACGTACCGAAGCTGCCCGGCGCGTTGCTGGTCGTCGCCGCCGTCACCGCGGTCAGCGCCGTCCTGGCCCTCGGCGACCGTGGCGTACCGATCCTGCGGGACGTGCCGAGCGGGCTGCCGGTGCCGGACCTGCCGTCGATCGCCCTGGCCGACGTACGGGCCCTGCTGCCGGCGGCGGTCGCGATCGCCCTGGTCGCCTACATGGAGGGCATCGCGGTGGCCAAGTCGCTGGCCGCCCGGTCCCGCCAGCACGTCGACCCGAACGCCGAACTCGTCGCCGTGGGCGCGGCGAACGTCGCCGCCGGCGCCTTCCACGCCTTCCCGGTGGCCGGCGGGTTCTCCCGCAGCGCCGTCAACTTCTCCGCCGGGGCCCGCACCCCGGTCGCGTCGGTGGTCACCGCCGCCGTCGTGGCGGCCACCGCGCTGCTGCTCACCCCGGCCTTCCACCACCTGCCCAAGGCGGTGCTCGGGGCGATCGTCGTGGTCGCCGTACTCGGTCTGGTCGACCACCGGGGTGCCTGGACGGCCTGGCGGACCCGGCGGGCCGACGGGGTCACCCTCGCCCTGACGTTCCTGGTCACCCTGGTCGCCGGGGTCGAGGCAGGGCTGGCCGTCGGCGTCGGGTTCAGCCTCGTGGTGTTCCTGCACCGGTCGGCCCGGCCGCACACCGCCGAACTCGGCCGGGTCCCCGGCACCGCGACGTTCCGCAACGTCGCCCGCTACCAGGGGCTGGTCACCGACCCGCAGGTGGCGGTGCTGCGCATCGACGGCCCACTGTACTTCGCCAACGCCGAGTACCTCGCCGACCAGCTGTCGGCACTCGCCGAGGACCGCCCGTCGCTGCGCGCCGTGGTGCTCGACGCCAGCGCGATCAGCGACGCCGACACCGACGGGGCGCACACCCTGGCGCAGGCCCGGGACCGGCTCGCCGGCCGGGGCGTGGCACTGCACCTGGCCACCGTGCGTGGCCCGGTCCGGGACCTGCTGACCCGCTCCGGCCTGTGGCCGGCGATGCGGGAGGCCGGCCAGCTGCATCCGGAGGTGGCCGACGCCGTCGACGCGACCGCCGGTACGCCGGCCGGCAGCGACCGGACACCCCGCCTGCCGCAGGAGGTGTACTGA
- a CDS encoding carbonic anhydrase, producing the protein MPDRFATVVTCIDGRIHGPLGQWVRDRLDVDHLDLITAPGADRVLATADPAELTRLLDAVGVSRTAHGSGTLVLAGHADCAGNPVSEAEHHDQLRRAAIRLAARLPELRILAVHTGSCGTGCWQPHLIDDRAPAVNATDLEACD; encoded by the coding sequence ATGCCGGACCGGTTCGCCACCGTGGTGACCTGCATCGACGGCCGGATCCACGGGCCACTCGGCCAGTGGGTCCGCGACCGGCTCGACGTCGATCACCTCGACCTGATCACCGCGCCGGGCGCCGACCGGGTGCTGGCCACCGCCGACCCGGCGGAGTTGACCCGGCTGCTGGACGCGGTCGGCGTCTCCCGGACCGCGCACGGCAGCGGCACCCTGGTGCTGGCCGGGCACGCCGACTGCGCCGGCAACCCGGTCAGCGAGGCCGAGCACCACGATCAGCTGCGCCGGGCCGCCATCCGGCTCGCCGCGCGCCTGCCCGAGCTGCGGATCCTCGCCGTACACACGGGCAGCTGCGGTACCGGATGCTGGCAGCCGCACCTGATCGACGATCGGGCACCGGCCGTCAACGCCACCGACCTGGAAGCCTGCGACTGA
- a CDS encoding DUF5753 domain-containing protein, producing the protein MPVTGPTVVRRQLGRRLRRLREESSRTEQEVERAKVCSRTTLWRIENGKFPVKMNTVRGLCWFYGADPETTDALTRLAAACDEQGWWESHGDAVPDWFRLYLGLEAAATEIQLYDPELVHGLLQTPDYMRAVFRAADRQASEQQIERLVSLRLDRQISYYDRAEPARIVAVLGAGALAREVGGPAVMAEQRAHLASVGRRVRVEIRVLPWSAGAHAAMVSPFTLLDFADPDDPDIAYVETHLGSRYLERPEELAEYRRIFREIREQSIPIEEHLA; encoded by the coding sequence ATGCCGGTCACCGGACCGACTGTGGTGCGTCGTCAGCTGGGGCGGCGACTGCGCCGGCTGCGGGAGGAGTCGTCCCGCACCGAACAGGAGGTGGAGCGGGCGAAGGTCTGTTCGCGTACGACGTTGTGGCGCATCGAAAACGGCAAGTTCCCGGTCAAGATGAACACCGTACGGGGTCTGTGCTGGTTCTACGGTGCCGATCCGGAGACGACGGACGCGTTGACCCGGCTCGCCGCGGCGTGCGACGAGCAGGGCTGGTGGGAGTCGCACGGCGACGCCGTACCAGACTGGTTCCGCCTGTATCTCGGGCTCGAAGCCGCCGCCACCGAGATCCAGCTTTACGATCCGGAGCTGGTCCATGGTCTACTCCAGACGCCGGACTACATGCGCGCGGTGTTCCGCGCCGCCGACCGGCAGGCGTCCGAGCAGCAGATCGAGCGGCTGGTGTCGCTGCGGCTGGATCGGCAGATCTCCTACTACGACCGTGCCGAGCCGGCCCGGATCGTCGCGGTTCTCGGTGCTGGTGCCCTGGCGCGTGAGGTCGGCGGTCCGGCGGTGATGGCCGAGCAGCGCGCCCACTTGGCCAGCGTCGGTCGACGGGTACGGGTGGAGATCCGGGTCCTGCCGTGGTCCGCCGGTGCACATGCCGCGATGGTCAGCCCGTTCACCCTGCTCGACTTCGCCGACCCCGATGACCCCGACATCGCCTACGTGGAAACCCATCTCGGCTCCCGCTACCTGGAGCGTCCTGAAGAGTTGGCCGAGTACCGTCGGATTTTCCGCGAGATCCGCGAGCAGTCGATCCCGATCGAGGAGCACCTGGCATGA
- a CDS encoding choice-of-anchor Q domain-containing protein: MRLFAGRMLAAVVTAVCAMTATATAASATSPTQVWVTITGVDVGTCPQVSPCRTVSYAMRQLAIDGIVRIGPGRFQENVVVSGARWISIIGSGTLATVLDGRAAGRVIEHPGLGGQLSLSDLAVTNGLATSDRYSDPSGGGIRSDGVLSLTRVWVAFNAATHRGGGIDSTGEITLVDSVVTVNSARTGGGGISTHKASIRRSAITENRQLGTGGFGGGGILAWPGQLTIDDSTVSGNTAEGSYGSAILATGGPVLLTHATVAGNRGRPALVSFNNALGMQASVFAGNAGGSCVLIGVVDPEHPGLEFTVSDDGTCGRPVPREQMGLLPLAQQGMTLSHALSEGSVLRNAIAVEHPLCDGVDQHGTPRRGPGVVFCDIGAYQSVPGTPDDVVAPSIDRVASVVPVVARD, from the coding sequence ATGAGACTGTTCGCTGGCAGGATGCTCGCGGCCGTGGTGACGGCGGTGTGCGCGATGACCGCCACCGCCACCGCGGCGAGCGCAACCAGCCCGACCCAGGTGTGGGTCACGATCACCGGCGTGGACGTGGGCACCTGTCCACAGGTCAGTCCATGTCGCACCGTCAGCTACGCCATGCGGCAGCTGGCGATCGACGGCATCGTCCGGATCGGCCCGGGCCGGTTCCAGGAGAACGTCGTCGTCTCCGGCGCGCGGTGGATCAGCATCATCGGTTCCGGGACGCTGGCCACCGTCCTCGATGGCCGGGCTGCCGGACGGGTGATCGAGCACCCCGGTCTGGGCGGGCAGCTCTCCCTTTCCGACCTCGCCGTCACCAACGGGCTGGCGACCAGCGACAGATACTCGGACCCGTCCGGCGGCGGCATCCGCAGCGACGGCGTACTCTCCCTCACCCGGGTCTGGGTGGCGTTCAACGCGGCCACCCATCGCGGGGGCGGCATCGACTCCACAGGCGAGATCACCCTCGTCGACAGCGTGGTGACCGTCAACTCCGCCCGCACGGGTGGCGGCGGCATCTCGACTCACAAGGCGTCGATCCGACGGTCCGCGATCACGGAGAACCGGCAGCTCGGTACGGGCGGCTTCGGCGGTGGCGGAATCCTCGCCTGGCCCGGCCAGCTGACGATCGACGACTCCACCGTCTCCGGGAACACCGCCGAGGGCTCCTACGGAAGCGCCATTCTTGCCACTGGCGGGCCGGTGCTCCTCACGCACGCCACAGTCGCCGGGAACCGTGGTCGCCCTGCCCTCGTCAGCTTCAACAACGCGCTGGGCATGCAGGCTTCGGTGTTCGCCGGCAACGCTGGCGGCAGCTGCGTCCTCATCGGCGTGGTGGACCCGGAGCACCCCGGGCTGGAGTTCACCGTCAGTGACGACGGCACCTGTGGCAGGCCGGTGCCCCGCGAGCAGATGGGGCTCCTTCCGCTGGCCCAGCAGGGGATGACGCTGAGTCACGCGTTGAGCGAGGGCAGCGTACTCCGCAACGCCATCGCGGTCGAGCATCCGCTCTGCGACGGGGTCGACCAACACGGCACGCCCCGGCGCGGGCCGGGCGTGGTCTTCTGCGACATCGGCGCCTACCAGTCGGTGCCGGGCACCCCGGACGACGTGGTCGCCCCGTCGATCGATCGCGTCGCATCCGTTGTCCCGGTCGTCGCCCGCGACTGA
- a CDS encoding DUF6346 domain-containing protein yields MLYRLRLLFFAVVTLAVAYVFSLIYLTAVSFYPGTGSIRPYGPTERPVQATVEECRRVGPVSTHGLGYWWVCLIRVEREGEQSVEAAVGRSIVGPEQIGKVVALNEACYDPERAECGYGKPVPEILGFLYGCFRIIGRTFGFFLLFMVVLYLFRAVVGAPTYFLLLDKWREMKNGPGAKRVGATVTARQGENMTLSGRDEIDSLLRQLDDPVHLERPAGFDYAAEQARFAALVADVEARFGCVCTVDAGMNVQDASYLGQLEIPASATATETEIFVRVSNFGGLALLGAERPGVHDDEETRILIAYADWRNVLEVLTNHGYVVLLEDALSRPYDGTSDALRRAYQTHPATWFTRYFDYL; encoded by the coding sequence GTGCTGTACCGGCTGCGCCTGCTCTTCTTCGCGGTCGTCACCCTTGCTGTGGCGTACGTGTTTTCGCTCATTTACCTCACGGCTGTTTCCTTCTACCCGGGCACCGGTTCAATTCGTCCGTACGGCCCGACCGAGCGGCCGGTCCAAGCGACGGTCGAGGAGTGTCGTCGGGTAGGTCCGGTCAGCACTCATGGGCTGGGCTACTGGTGGGTCTGCCTGATCAGGGTCGAGCGAGAGGGTGAGCAAAGCGTCGAGGCTGCCGTAGGTCGTTCTATTGTCGGCCCAGAGCAGATAGGGAAAGTCGTCGCCCTCAACGAGGCGTGCTATGATCCGGAGCGGGCCGAATGTGGTTACGGTAAACCGGTTCCTGAAATACTCGGTTTTCTCTATGGGTGTTTTCGAATTATTGGTAGGACATTTGGGTTTTTCCTACTTTTTATGGTTGTACTCTATCTGTTCCGGGCGGTCGTGGGCGCCCCGACCTATTTCCTGCTACTTGATAAATGGCGAGAAATGAAGAATGGGCCTGGCGCTAAGCGGGTCGGGGCAACGGTGACAGCCCGGCAGGGTGAGAACATGACGTTGAGCGGTCGCGACGAGATCGATTCGCTGCTACGGCAACTGGATGATCCGGTGCACCTGGAGCGGCCGGCCGGGTTTGACTACGCGGCCGAGCAGGCTCGGTTCGCGGCGCTCGTCGCCGATGTGGAGGCTCGCTTCGGTTGTGTCTGCACGGTCGACGCTGGCATGAACGTCCAGGACGCCAGCTATCTCGGGCAGTTGGAGATCCCGGCGTCCGCGACGGCCACAGAAACCGAGATCTTCGTTCGGGTGAGCAACTTCGGTGGGCTGGCTCTGCTCGGTGCCGAACGTCCCGGCGTCCACGACGATGAGGAGACCCGGATTCTCATCGCGTATGCAGACTGGCGGAATGTTTTGGAGGTCCTCACCAACCATGGCTATGTAGTCCTGTTGGAGGACGCCTTGTCGCGTCCCTACGACGGCACGAGCGATGCGTTGCGCCGCGCATACCAGACGCATCCGGCCACGTGGTTCACCCGCTATTTCGACTACCTCTGA
- a CDS encoding aminotransferase class III-fold pyridoxal phosphate-dependent enzyme, translating into MTADDLLARHRAVMPSWMPIYYAEPLEIVAGSGRRVTGADGRSYLDFFGGVLTNMIGYDIPEIRDAVQRQLATGIVHTSTLYLIRHQVELAERIAALSGIADARVFFTNSGTEANEAALLAATNYRRSHQILAVRNSYHGRSYATMGITGHRSWSASALNPLQVAWLHSGDRLRGLLARLGPDAQLDAAVEDLREVLATQTAGDVACLIAEPIQGVGGFVHGPDGLLGEWKKVLDESGILLISDEVQTGWGRTGEHFWGYQAHGVVPDLLTFAKGIGNGFALAGVVGRADVMDAVPAISFSTFGGNPVSTAAGVAVLDYLRDHDLQANAARTGELLRTGLTEAAAAHPIVGEVRGKGLMLAVEFVRPGTREPDPAATTAVFEACRAGGLLVGKGGLYGNVLRMGPPLTLTDDEAREGLAILVDAIASVSATAVAGAA; encoded by the coding sequence ATGACCGCCGACGACCTGCTGGCCCGGCACCGGGCCGTCATGCCCAGCTGGATGCCGATCTACTACGCCGAACCCCTGGAGATCGTCGCCGGCTCCGGCCGCCGGGTCACCGGCGCCGACGGCCGCAGCTACCTGGACTTCTTCGGCGGCGTACTGACCAACATGATCGGCTACGACATCCCGGAGATCCGCGACGCGGTGCAACGCCAGCTCGCCACCGGCATCGTGCACACCTCCACCCTGTACCTGATCCGCCATCAGGTCGAGCTGGCCGAACGGATCGCCGCGCTCTCCGGCATCGCCGACGCCCGGGTCTTCTTCACCAACTCCGGTACCGAAGCCAACGAAGCGGCGCTGCTGGCCGCCACCAACTACCGCCGGTCGCACCAGATCCTCGCCGTCCGCAACAGCTACCACGGCCGGTCGTACGCGACGATGGGCATCACCGGGCACCGCAGCTGGTCGGCCAGCGCCCTCAACCCGCTGCAGGTCGCCTGGCTGCACTCCGGTGACCGGCTGCGCGGCCTGCTGGCCCGGCTCGGCCCCGACGCCCAGCTCGACGCCGCCGTCGAAGACCTGCGCGAAGTCCTCGCCACCCAGACCGCCGGCGACGTCGCCTGCCTGATCGCCGAGCCGATCCAAGGCGTCGGCGGCTTCGTGCACGGCCCCGACGGGCTGCTCGGCGAATGGAAGAAGGTCCTCGACGAGTCCGGCATCCTGCTCATCTCCGACGAGGTGCAGACCGGCTGGGGCCGCACCGGCGAACACTTCTGGGGCTACCAGGCCCACGGCGTCGTACCGGACCTGCTGACCTTCGCCAAGGGCATCGGCAACGGCTTCGCCCTGGCCGGCGTCGTCGGCCGCGCCGACGTCATGGACGCCGTACCGGCGATCTCGTTCTCCACCTTCGGCGGCAACCCGGTCAGCACCGCCGCCGGCGTCGCCGTCCTCGACTACCTGCGCGACCACGACCTGCAGGCCAACGCCGCCCGCACCGGCGAGCTGCTGCGTACCGGGCTGACCGAGGCGGCCGCCGCACATCCGATCGTCGGCGAGGTACGCGGCAAGGGCCTGATGCTGGCCGTCGAGTTCGTCCGCCCCGGCACCCGCGAGCCGGACCCGGCCGCGACCACCGCCGTGTTCGAGGCCTGCCGCGCCGGCGGGCTACTGGTCGGCAAGGGCGGCCTGTACGGCAACGTGCTACGGATGGGGCCACCGTTGACGCTCACCGACGACGAGGCCCGCGAAGGGCTGGCGATCCTGGTCGACGCGATCGCGTCGGTGTCGGCGACTGCCGTGGCAGGTGCCGCGTGA
- the murD gene encoding UDP-N-acetylmuramoyl-L-alanine--D-glutamate ligase produces the protein MRLADLRGRSVAVWGTGREGRAAVTAIAAQSPAGLVAVDDSATAAPADWDTGTAPLHTGEDGFARLAAADVVVRSPGVPQTHPWVVRLRERGVPITGGTALWMADHAARTVGVTGSKGKSTTSSLISHLLTALGRPNAFGGNIGVPLLAMPEADLYVLELSSYQCSDLTDSPRIAALTSLFPEHLDSHGSEERYYADKLNIIAHGPETIIYNGMDPRLARRLLGVEATAAGLPDGYHVAPGPDGRPHLHRAAEPLFARAALPLAGRHNEGNLCVALAVLEALGVDCVADRDAIADAVAGFAGLPHRLAEIPDPSGLTFVDDSISTSPYSAMHAIDAYAGRPLTVIVGGTDRGLDYTPLREHLAESELTVIGVPDSGPRILDTLAGLPGVRTAHAADVAAAVRLARELTPDGGVVLLSPAAPSYGHFRNFEHRSEVFAAAVRDTAPAVGAHSE, from the coding sequence GTGCGCCTGGCTGACCTGCGTGGCCGATCCGTCGCGGTGTGGGGCACCGGCCGCGAGGGACGGGCCGCGGTGACCGCGATCGCCGCCCAGTCCCCGGCCGGGCTGGTCGCCGTCGACGACAGCGCGACCGCCGCTCCGGCGGACTGGGACACCGGCACCGCGCCGCTGCACACCGGCGAGGACGGCTTCGCCCGACTGGCCGCCGCCGACGTCGTGGTCCGCTCACCGGGCGTGCCGCAGACCCACCCGTGGGTGGTACGGCTGCGTGAGCGTGGTGTGCCGATCACCGGCGGCACCGCGCTGTGGATGGCCGACCACGCCGCCCGCACCGTCGGTGTCACCGGCAGCAAGGGCAAGTCCACCACGTCCAGCCTGATCAGCCACCTGCTGACCGCACTGGGGCGGCCCAACGCATTCGGCGGCAACATCGGCGTACCGCTGCTGGCGATGCCCGAGGCCGACCTGTACGTGCTCGAACTGTCGTCGTACCAGTGCAGCGACCTGACCGACTCGCCCCGGATCGCCGCCCTGACCTCGCTGTTCCCGGAGCATCTGGACTCGCACGGCAGCGAGGAACGCTACTACGCCGACAAGCTCAACATCATCGCGCACGGTCCGGAAACGATCATCTACAACGGTATGGATCCCCGGCTCGCCCGGCGGCTGCTCGGGGTCGAGGCGACCGCCGCCGGACTGCCCGACGGCTACCACGTGGCACCCGGCCCGGACGGCCGGCCGCACCTGCACCGGGCCGCCGAGCCGCTGTTCGCCCGCGCGGCGCTACCGCTGGCCGGCCGGCACAACGAAGGCAACCTCTGCGTGGCGTTGGCGGTGCTCGAAGCGCTCGGCGTCGACTGCGTCGCCGACCGGGACGCGATCGCCGACGCGGTCGCCGGCTTCGCCGGCCTGCCGCACCGGCTCGCCGAGATCCCCGACCCGTCCGGGCTGACCTTCGTCGACGACAGCATCTCCACCAGCCCTTACTCGGCGATGCACGCGATCGACGCGTACGCCGGCCGCCCGCTGACCGTCATCGTCGGCGGCACCGACCGGGGGCTCGACTACACGCCGCTGCGCGAGCACCTCGCCGAGTCGGAGCTGACGGTGATCGGCGTACCGGACAGCGGGCCCCGGATCCTCGACACCCTGGCCGGGCTGCCCGGCGTCCGTACCGCGCACGCCGCCGACGTCGCGGCGGCCGTACGGCTGGCCCGTGAACTCACCCCGGACGGCGGGGTGGTGCTGCTGTCCCCGGCCGCCCCCAGCTACGGGCATTTCCGCAACTTCGAACACCGCTCCGAGGTTTTCGCCGCCGCCGTCCGCGACACCGCCCCCGCAGTGGGCGCGCATTCGGAGTAG